ATAGTTTAGCGGTAAAGGATTACGACTAAAAGTAACCTGATCATCAGCTAATATCCCTCCCAGACAAGGCGCACTTCTAGTTTCCTTCTGAAACATCCATGCCAATGCAATTTTCTGAGAAACAACAGTGCTTTAGTATTGCAAGCCCAATCCAAACAGATACTGAAAGATGAACAAGAAACATGAGTACCTGATGCTTCATAAGAGGAACTGAAAGAAGACCGTCAGGTAAATCGACCTCGGACTTGGGTTGATTCAGATTCTGCAGGAAGTACTCACTTGTTTATAACAAAAAGCACTTACTACACATACAGTGATATTATGCAAGAACACCAAACTCTTAGATATGGAAACTATAATCATGATGAACAATATGAATCAAGAGATGAATGCTACAAAAGTGACGATGCTAATGATTCTCAAAAGGGAAGATAAAAAGACTTGTACACATCTTAAGACATCTGAACCGTAAGAAATATATTGATCTCTCTGATATATAACTAACCAGAAAGGAACAAGCCTAAACCCAATGACCAAAGAGCTGGTGAAAGAGAGAAGTGTATTGCAGATAGACATAGTATTAAACCCACCAAAAGGAGAACTAGTACAGGAGCTACACAAGGCAAATGCTGGGATAATGATAAAAACCTGAAGTGCAGCCTGATAGATGAGCCTCTCGTCATTCTCCGAACTCCTATCCTCACCCATGCCATTCCTATGCAACGGATCACTTCCACCATTGAAATGCGAGGTAGAAGCACCTGCTCCATGCGCCCCAGACGGAGGAAACAACCTATCCCCATTAATGACACGCCCCATGCCCATACCCATCCCATCATGGAACCCACCATAACCACCACCAAAGTTACCGTTGTTTCCTGGAGCTGACACAGCTGGAGTAGCACCATAAACCCCACGAAGCTGACTCCCGTTGCCATTACTCGTACCGACGATATCAGGCCTCAACGGCATAGGAGGCCGAGTAAGAGAAGGTGGAAGAACCCTTTTAACATCCTGTTGAGAAGATCCAATGTACCCATTAGTCAGTGGCTTGGCTTCAAAGCCATTGCGTGAAGAGGGTAGTGGAAGTCCCACTCTTGTGAGACCATTTGCATTTAAAGACGCCCCCCTAACAAAGTGAGGTCTAAGCGTAGAGCCTGCGAGgtaaaaaacacacacacatcacCATAAAgtgagaaacaagtaacaaaggataggtgagaaaaaaaaaacagaaccttGAGGAAGATTGGTTCTAGTTTCTTGTATCTCAACATCACTGTCTGAACTGATTTCAATCGCCGAATCCATCGCAAAGACCTCAACTTTCACTCTCTAAAATCTTCTAAAATCAGAATAAACGATCGCAATCACCGTAAAGGTACATACTTTGAAAAAGTCTAAAGGGCTGATGATTTCGACATTCAATTTCGATCACCGAGACTCCAATTGAGAAACGCAATCCGAAGGAGGAGAAGAATCGAAACCCGAAGGAGGAGAAAGGAAGTTGGTAGGGGGGTTGAGGCGTGAATCTCTCTGTAGGGGAAGGAAGCGAAACAGAGGAAGGAATAGTGTGAAAGGCCAATTCTTTCCTTCTTATTTCATATTATAGGGTTTTCGAGTTGACCATCGTAAAATCACACGCAACGGCGCCGTTTTGGAACGACAGGAACTGTGATTGATTAATTTAGTTAGATACGCTCAGACTTATATCagcaatttaaaaattatataattagaggCCATTTTAAAACGAGTGTAAAATCTCAACgaaaatatataagtaaataaatatatttcggaaaaaaatttaaaaagaagaaaataacatCAGCTGACATATTTCACCTTCGGTCCATTAAGAAAGATCTCAGCCCATCTTAAAATTTACCTAGTACCTCTACTTAAAAGTTATCTTAAACTAGTTATTGATTCTGCTCAATCTCAAATGATCTCCAAAACATACAAACtagtttattctttattattatttttactgaAGTGATGCTATTATTTATTGttctatttttgaatttaaaatgatttgtgCATTAATTTTACTATTCTCCAAATTTTAAGgatattataaacaaacaaaaattcttAGTTTATGTTTGTTTAACATGTAAATGTAAAGTAAAACAAAGGGTGTAGTTATCGCAATTCATGGCTTAGATATGTGAGTTCAGTGCttagatataaattattttgttaattctttTTAAAGACTGTTTCTAGTGTCGGTATAAGATTTATATTGCAAGAACACAGAaaagaaataatcaaaagtTAACACACATTAGATTAAAAAACGTACTGGGATTGAGGAAACCTTCTTGCCTAGTAGTATATTCTTTTGGAAGCAATACACAAAAACACTTAAAACCTTAAACAAAgagtgtgtgagagagagagggagtgCCTCACAGTCACTTTCCTAAGCTGATAACTCTTTGAGGATAAACAACgcctaaagaaaataaaatctagAGGCCTTCGTATTTAACACCCAAACCAAACTTGTAATCCGTCTTCACATGATCAACCTGATTATTCAAGAAAATGGTCCTTTTAATAAACCAATCATTATAACATTCATGACCATGAAACCGCATGCTTAGTTATTTTCTTTACCTCAGCGCATAGAAGCAAACCAAGTCCAGGACACAATTGTTCTTCCACGTGAGCAAAGACAACACCATTAGAATCGATCTTTCCTCTTACTCGACTCTAAAACCAAAccccaacaagaaaaaaaaaccaagttagaacatttctttttttgtttgttatttcaAGACTCCAACAGAAAAATGCACTATGTACCTGTCTGAACATCAGGTCATACCCAACACTACCTGCACCATCTCTTAACATAAAACTGTAAAAGAATTCTGCTGCTAAAGAGATCtgaatacaaagaaaaaaaaacatcatgaGTTTTTAGCTTATCCACTCAATAAAGATGAGACTGGAATGTTTTACCTTGTCTGTAACTTTATGAACATAGTTCATGATAGCCACACCAGAGGAAGCAACTTGCCCAGAGGCAACCtgtttgtaaaatataatattgaaaGTTAGcttgaagatcaaaagaaaagaacatTGAGAAGTTTTTACAAATTATTCTGATTTGGAGAAGAAAGCGTTGTACCATTTTATCAGTCTCGTATCTAGCCACATAACCAACAACCGACTTCCTATGCTCACTAAGATATAAAACCTCGCCACCTAAAGATAGCTTGGGTGTGACATGCtgcaataaaaaatatatatattcaattcacagtggaaagaaaaagagttaaTATTTTAGTAACTAACAAAAGGTTATCTATCTAATGCTTGACAAAAGCGTTGTACCTTTTCTTGTAACTAACAAAAGGAAAGATTGATCACATCTCAGTACATAACAACAATACACTTAAGATGGTAAAGCGTAATAGCAAGGACAAGTAGTTAATTTCACACCTGAATATAGTTAGCTCTGAACAGGGAACTGGTTCCAGGCTTAAACTGATTCTTGTAGTTTCCAAGCTGAAACTGAGTTCTATAGTCGGACCCCTACAAAACATAATGTGACAATCTAAAAGAATCAAACATGGTTCAtagatataaacaaaaatattgaacaGAGATAACTACGCACCTTGTAATCAACGGTGAACACGCCTTGTGACTGATCTAGCTCATTTATCAGCTGGCagcgagaaaaaaaaagaatatggttatagacaaaaaaaaaagagaggctaATTAGAGCAGAAGAACAACACAATATGAAACTTGTTGTACCTGAGCAGTAGTCTTGATGGTGAAGTTCTCCTTTAAAACGCTATTGAATCTCGCAATAACTGTACCATCCATCATGAGCCTCCCGTCAAGCATCAACTGGTTTACAAGTTGGTAAATGTTAAATTATAACTTGTTGATGACAAACAGAATAGTAAAAtaccacaaacaaacaaaaagtataTACACCTTTGGGTCAATGAGATTTGCACCAAATTCATAACTGGAAGTTGGAGTCTTGAAAATATGCTGAGATCGTTCAGCTGGAAATTCACTGTTTCCCATCAGTAAGctgtttttgaaaaaatcaacTCACAAGCTTAGTTACTTAGGACACACAAatatgcttcttcttttttttaaaacgaaaacTCAATGTACCTATGAATAAGAGAAAACTTGTGGTTCATCCTCTTGGTGTAGTCGAGGCGAAAACCCTCAAAGAGTTCTGGCTTTAGAGACTCTGCAAAAGTGAAATCAAAACTCACACAATCTCACTTAAGGATATATAATGCTtgaaaagtataagaaataCCCCACCCAAGTCAAAGTGTGACAAAACCATTAACAAGAAACACGTCAAAGTTCATAACCTTAAAGTTATGGCAAAACCATTAACAAGAAACAGGTTAAAGTGTTATCTATAGGTTTAGAAGAGCGGCATAAGTCTTAAAGAGCAACACCTATTTCGATTTAGGTTTCCAAAAGTAGAGAGTAAAAGAAAGACCCATAAATCAGAAACCCAAGAAGACAGAGAGAGAGTGTCTTGTGTGGTACTCAACTGGTAGCTTCGAGGTGGATATCTTCGTAGGGTTTAGGGCAAGGGAGGTTTGCGTAGTCCACTTTCTCTTCGATTTTGGTCTTCGAGTGGAACTGTGCTGTCACATTCGGTGATGCAAAGCCCGCCATAGTTGCTGCACACTTGTTCGAAAAGAGAGGAAAGTCTGAGGGATATTAAAACTAAGCGACGAAGACGGAGGAGGAGACTCGGTTATTAAGggttttgtctttgttttgaGATATATGCGTGTGCGCCAAGGGTTTCGTTACCTTCCTTATTTGGACTGACCCAGTTTCCTTTTTTACTTTCCTTAAATGGATACGTCTGGTCGTACCCGAATCATTTTCGGACCCATTTACTTAAGAGTTTAAGACATAAACATATGAAAAttggaggttttttttttggtccacCATCGCAACATAATGCATTTTTCCACACATGACAACAGATCAAAAGGTTTGGAATGTTATATTGTCATGAAAACTTCATAGGCATGCAATTAGCAACGTTAAATACTTCTTAATACTCGGAATCAATCAAAtccattttagaataaaattagCAACACAGATTAATGTCTCCAGTTTAGACGGTCTTTTATACGTCTTGTAAA
This genomic interval from Brassica napus cultivar Da-Ae chromosome A6, Da-Ae, whole genome shotgun sequence contains the following:
- the LOC106404273 gene encoding LOW QUALITY PROTEIN: probable mitochondrial import receptor subunit TOM40-2 (The sequence of the model RefSeq protein was modified relative to this genomic sequence to represent the inferred CDS: inserted 2 bases in 1 codon) → MAGFASPNVTAQFHSKTKIEEKVDYANLPCPKPYEDIHLEATKSLKPELFEGFRLDYTKRMNHKFSLIHSLLMGNSEFPAERSQHIFKTPTSSYEFGANLIDPKLMLDGRLMMDGTVIARFNSVLKENFTIKTTAQLINELDQSQGVFTVDYKGSDYRTQFQLGNYKNQFKPGTSSLFRANYIQHVTPKLSLGGEVLYLSEHRKSVVGYVARYETDKMVASGQVASSGVAIMNYVHKVTDKISLAAEFFYSFMLRDGAGSVGYDLMFRQSRVRGKIDSNGVVFAHVEEQLCPGLGLLLCAEVKKITXSMRFHGHECYNDWFIKRTIFLNNQVDHVKTDYKFGLGVKYEGL